ATTACTATCATCATGTTGCTATGCTAATTCATTAACTGATCCACAACTTTAGCCACAGAAACcgccttctcctccccaAAGCTTCCCCCAACAATCTGCAAACAAACCGGCATGCCTTTGACCAATTCGATATCATCTGAACTATCAGCACCTCACGCCTAAGCCAAATCGCAAAGAGATATATGACTTACACTGTGCATGATTAAACCCATCCGACTCATTCCTCGGCACATGTCCCACCCATTCTTCCCCCGGCTGATCAAGCTCAACATCTGCCTTCCCAACAGGAACAGTAACAGCAGCATAATTCAACAAGTTCCAGATAGCCGTGTAACCAAGCCACTGCGAGCTGGTGACCCAGGCTTTTGGTGGATAGCCTACCCATGGTAGGACGGGCATGAGGAGGGCATCGATATTGGAGGCTTGCCAGTGGTTGAGGAAGGTGGTTTGGAAGGACcacttttcttcttcgagctGTGTGCTTTGTTATTTGGTGTTTCAGGTTTCAaaaagatgaagagaagGGGGATACCAATTCGCGTTCTGGGATAGAGAGCTGGTCGTTTGGTGTGCCTACGAGCATGCCCTCGATTAGAGGTTCGCCTACCAAGTCGCAGAGATGCTTGCAGTGCTGGCCTCCATCGGCTAGAACGCCCTTCGTCCAGAGATTCGTGGCTTGGATGTGTAGGGATGTGTCCCATTCAATAACTAGACCGTCAGTATCGTGGCAATCGAAGGATGACAGCATTTGGGGGGGAAAAGGGAAACATACCCTCATGACCCGCTTGTTTCAACTTTTTCGCGGTCTCTCGAAGTAAGCGGGCAATTGGCGGCTGGGGCTTGACAACTCCATCATCGTAGACGATACCGACTCTCAGCTTCCGGTCCGGAAATGTCGCTACATCCTTCCTCCACGTGACCGGAATGCAACCCGGGTCAATGTCCCAGGGGTTCGAGTCGAGCAAACTCTGCATGAAGTATTCCACAGTGTTTAGGGAGTTGGCCATTGGACCTGCCACGGGTGGAACGAGGTAATACTGATTCATACTGCTTCTGTTAATATATATTTCCTACCCTGGGAATGGAAGTGATTTTACAATGAGCAATGCCACGGTACTCGACCAGTCGTCGGACAGATAGAATAGAGGCCCTGCAAAGTGGCTGGGATCCGAATCGACCCCCCAATATCTGTGCCAATTCCTAGTATACTGCCTCGGACTCCGATAAGGGCTGCTTCACCTCCGGAACTACCGCCGGAGATGAGTTTGGAGTTGAATGCGTTGATTGACTGACCAAAGACGTGGTTATATGAGTCGGACATCTGATATTTATTAGTATACGGATCTATGTTTTGATGAAGTAAACAAACCATTAGAGATTGGGGGACATTCGTCTTAACGTAAAGAACGGCACCCATCGACTCGAGCATCTGCACAATCGAACTGGATTTCTGGGCCGGTTTTCCAACCAACCCTACCCATCCTATAAAGTCATCAAGATCTGCACTTCAAACAGAGAACAAGTAGACTAAAGTCAAAACATACCAACAGTAGTATCATACCCCTCAATATCAAACCGATCTTTGATCGAAACCGGCAACCCGTGTAACGGCCCAACCGTCTTCCCCGTTCTTCCAAGATACTCATCCAACTCTTGAGCCTTGGCCAACGCCCGATCAAAGAAAATCTCCGTCAGACATTTAGTCAACTGCTGCGCGACAGCGGCCCGTTTACAGAATGCCGTGGTCAACTGGGCACTGCTCACCTCCCGAGAAGCGAGAAGGGAGAGTAATTTCGCGACGTCTGTAGTTTCAGTCCATTGGAGCTCCCGGGGAGTGAGAATGTTACAGGAGCGGATTGTCTCGAGAGTCGTTTGCGACGTTGTTATTGGCGTCGAGAGTCGCCAGGAGGGTGGGATGGCGGCGAGTTGGCGGGACCGTTTTTGTTGGACTGTTGGTTTCCAGGAGGGgaccatttttttttttaattgGATATTTTCTTTGAAATTATAATACAGAACCTTGGGTCTGGAGCGTGTTTATATGGGGTCCATACTACCGAGGATATAATGTTATCCGTGAGGGGAAGGGCACTTTATGGATCTGATAACAACCTTGTGCGATACTCTGAAACTATTGGCGAAGGATAAGCGCATTTAATTGATGCTAGTTGCACATGATAGTATTGGCTCTTTGCTGTCTGGTGGTCATGTGTGTTCCCGACGAAGCGCAAATGACAGTCTGATAAAGAAATCCAAACGATGTACCCCAAGACAAAGAGATATACTTCAATATGTCAACAAAGTTCTCTTAGGCTACGCTATGATCCGATTCTAGCTTTTCCAGGCTTACCTTCTCACCTAGTAAAGCACAGAAAAACACAAGCAGGCATGGCACACGGAGCCATACAACTTAGCTCGCTGTTGGCTCAGATGCAGCTTTTCTGGGGTCGGCATGCTGCGGTTCATTGCTGCGTCAAAGATGACTCGGGAATATTGCAGTCGCTTGGCCGCTCTTATGTCTCCTGACCTTTTCAGTCTGCTCCCATTCTGATCGTGTTCCCGCCAAGCCCCTCAAAGCTATTTTCTTGTCGACCAACTTGCTATCAATTTGCTATCACAATGCTTCGGGCTGGGCATAAGTCGAATCTCAAGTTGTACTCTGATGTGTGGTCACCATCACACTATAAACCATACCAAGGAGATTTGGGGATATACTTCACAGTCGCCTTCGCGCAGGATATCGACATAGAAGAGCACAAAGAGGTGTGTACCCATATATAAGCATAGTTCACCTAGGGGGATAAGCCAATTCTGCGGTTTGTATTCTTGGACAGCTAGATTTGGCGCTTTAGTGCTATGCCGCTTGTTGATCGAGATTTCGGTAACCTGAAATGCTCTCTCATGACCTATCATCTAGCATCTCGTGGCTATCTTAATTATTTGAGAGGAAAGGATGTTCTCAATTCTCGTATCGCAGCGAGGTCTGTTTTTCTCTATTTGCGGCTGGGGTTCTCCAGCTTATTTTCAGCTCAGTGCTCAACGCTGTTCCCTCAGCAATTTAAAAGAGCATAGGTTGATCTTCGGCTGATGTGCATTGTGAGCTGTCGCAAGATGTAACGACCTGCTAGCTACTTCAGCCACTTTCACTTCCCTAATGCTCTTTCTCCGCGATCCGGCATTGGCCATGAAAGTTCCAAGACCGCCATCCGACAGCTTATAGTCTTCAGATACCCAAGCTCAAGGAACCAAACGTGAGCCTGCgcatcaatatcaaccatTTCCAGGTGAAATACACCGATTGTTGGTACAGTCGGGTCATTCTCGACGTCAGCAATACAAGTGAATATCAATCTCCTAGCAACAAGGATTATGAAGAGTACTGCCGATGGTAAACCTGTGCCACACACATATAGTAGACTTGACATCAGCAAACTGTTCTATTTCGACAAATCAGCAGCTTGAACAAGGCAGCTGAAGAAAGTACTGCTCAAACGTTCGTACAGACGAGACGAGTCACCACTACAACTCTCTCGAAAAGATGTGGATCCCACGGACCACGACTATTCCGCTCTACTCAGATTGTTGCCTATCGGGCACCCTGAATTTTTTCCTTTACCCTGTTCGGTCACTCTCTGAATTAATTGACCAGTGTAACTATGATGTGAGAGCAAAGCAACGGCAGTTCTCTGGATAGGCTTCTcggtttgttttgttttgtcaAGACTTGGTGTTGGCCATGTTGATATCTGAGGCAATGCAGTCAGTCCAGTTCGGGCATAGCGAGCAGAATGTAAAAGGTGGAAACTATGTAGTGACTAGAGATGGATGGATAAGCAAAAACGAATGAATTGCATATTTCAATTCACTCGAAGAGATACGGGTGTATCCAACGAGGATCGCCATCGCCATATTTCTGTTGTGGCTTAGTAGTAGGGTTAGTTCCAGTGTACGGAGCAGTAGTCAGGAAGGATAAACTTAGAGAGCAATTCTTGAGTTCTTTATTGATATTGTGCTATACTAaaccaagaaaaaaaaattgtaCAGATATCGAAGGCCATCACAACTAAAATACAAAGCTTAAACCGTCATCAACATACTGGCATTCTTGTACCAGTTCAACAACGGATTCTCTCCGTTCCTTGTCTCAGTATCTTCAATGTATGCCCAGCGATCAACAAAATCCTCGTGGCTCATGACTTGCGTCAGCTTGCCGGTGACTGCACGATAGACGTCCTCGATGACGTTGAAGTCGGTAGGGAAGAAGATATCAAAATAGCCTTGGTGGACCTGGTGTTGTCAGCTGCCATTCTATTCAGAAAAGGGGCAAGTAAATCATCGGAAGAGGAACTCACAAAAGGTGTAGAGACCGGCACTGTCCGTCTCATGTAACGGGTCTGCACGACAGGTGCATTCAAGCCAGGAACCGCATCAGGGAGGACGCTGAAATCACTCGCAATCAACCGATGTGCTGGGAAATAACTGTCCAGAATATCGAAGAACTGCATGAGTCGAGTGGGAATATATTCGGGCAAAGTGTATGGGCTTTGCCATGGTAGGGAGTTGCGGATGCCTCTCGTCACCTTGTGTCCCAAGGGACTGGGATATGGTCTCCGTGCGGCGGCCTGTCGGACGCGGAGAAACCTCGAAGCCAGGGGATCAAGCTGAGCGTTATAGTATTCGTGGAATTCACCATCTGCGTCAATCAACACCCCGGACTGCTGAGGCATCTCTGTCCTTCTGTCGTAGCGGATCGCGTCGTGGCCAAAATTGTCAAAAACCTCTAACGCCAGGAAGAAACATGGTGAATGCACGTATGTGTCCCAATCGAAGATAGACTTGTTGACAATCTCGACGTGATCCAAGTGACCGGCGGCGTTGatcgaatccatcaaattcTTCATCTGAAGACTGGCAAGGGCCGAGGAGATTTCAATAATCCGGAACTTGGTCCGCTGGTAGACCTCGTAGTCGGTATCCCGAATGAAATCCAAAATATTCAACATCATTGTTCCATTACCGGCTCCCATCTCGTAAATTATGAGGTCGTGGTACGGATAAAGAGTCAATTTGTAATTCGACACCAGGTACCGAGCAATCGTCTCGCCGTAGTAAGGCCGGAACAGCTCTGTCGGCGTATGCCATAATTGACGCGCCACATCCGGTTGTGTTTCGTCTAGCTTATCCTCGAACTCGTTGTAGCGCTCTCCCAACATGCGATGGAACTCGGGGCCATCGGCAATATGGTTGAAGTCAAACGGCTCTCCGGGACTGAAAATGGTCGCATGCTTCGAAAAGTAACCGTAGTGGGGGTTGTATAAACTGTCTAAAGAGCAAATATCAGTTAGCATTACACAATTAATATCCGAAAAGAGCCATCCTACCGTCAATGAACTCCCTCGTCAACATCTTCACCTGCCGTGGCCTCTCTTTCCGACTCCGCAGGTCCTTGGCCGTCACCAGCGGATAGGTCCTCAATTCCTGGTCAATGTCTTTGGGATAATCCCCTATTCTATGCCATACCAATCCATCGTCGACATTCTTGCGTTTGGTCTGCTGGCGTCGAGTGAGGAACGGACGAGATTGTTGACGAGACGGACCGGACAGTCGAACGCCCGCCGCCGCTCTGCGACCCGATGAAGAGGGTGCTGATGCAGATGAATACCGCAGAGACTGGCAGGCTGGACGCCGGAACAGCTGCCGAAACAGCTGGTTAAGGATGGGGGAGTCCATGAGATTGCGTTGGAGTTGCGGCTGCGGTGGTGTTTAGCGTCGGAGTGAAGAAAGTCGTCGCCGCCTTCGTCGCTATTATTAAAGCTCTCCCCACAATCGTCCAGAGGTCCGCTCGGCTCGACAACTGTTTTCTTGTtctatttctttttcaatTTCTCTTTTATGGTCTCTTAGCATGCCAGCCATATAATTACTCTTAATCAATGCCCAAAATTCCACAATGAACGACAATTCCCGCCTCTATCTGGGAACCACCGCCTTCGTAGCGGGGATCCTCTTCACACTCGGATTCAAAGACCTGCTCTACCCCGCGCTGGCACAGCTGTTCCGAGAATCTCAATCGCAAGATGCTGAAGCGCGCCGTCGCCGCGAGGCGGATACCTTGGTCGCGCGAGCAGGACCTCCTGCAATCGTGGACGGTATCGAGGGCTGCATAGGAAATACGCCATTGTTCCGGATTAAGTCATTGTCAGATGAGACTGGATGTGAGATCCTGGGGAAGGCAGAGGTACTTCCTTTCTGCTATACCATTCTTTCTGTAAAGGGTGATGTTCTAATTGATGCAGTTCCTCAATGGCGCTGGCCAGAGCTCCAAAGATCGAGTAGCTCTCAGTATGATTCAGATTGTATGATATCCCCCGCGATACTACTAAGAGCATCTTCTCATCTTAATGTAGGCCGAAGAGCAGGGAATCTTGACTCCCCATTCTGGCGACACAGTCTACGAAGGCACATCCGGCTCGACCGGTATCTCTCTAGCTACCTTGGCCCGAGCGAAGGGCTATCTAGCTCACATGTGCGACCCTCGTTCAACATTTCCTGGATATCCTACTGACAATAATAGCTGCATGCCCTCCGATCAGGCCATCGAGAAATCTGACCTCCTCCTCAAACTAGGCGCAATAGTAGACCGCGTTCCACCAGCCCCAATCGTTGAAAAGGAAAACTTCGTCAACCGCGCACGCGCCCTCGCCCAAGCCCACACGAGCGCATCAGCGTCCGGTTCGGACCAAGTCCGCGGACGAGGCTTCTTCGCAGACCAATTCGAGAATGAGTCCAACTGGCGCGCTCACTACAATGGCTCCGGTCCGGAGATCTACGCCCAATGCGACGGCAAACTCGACGCATTCGTTGGGGGAGCTGGTACGGGCGGTACGATTTCTGGTGTGGCGCTGTACTTGAAGCCGAAGATTCCTAATTTGAGTGTGGTGCTGGCGGATCCGCAGGGTAGTGGGTTGTACAATCGGGTCCGCTATGGTGTCATGTTTGACCTGAAGGAGCGCGAAGGGACAAGACGGCGGAGACAGGTGGATACTATCGTTGAAGGCATCGGGATTAACCGCGTTACTGCCAACTTCGAGGCTGGCAAGGAACTGGTTGATGATGCTGTGCGGGTTACTGATGCGCAAGCTATGGCCATGGCCCGGTGGTTGGTAGAGAAAGATGGGATGTTCCTCGGAAGCAGCAGTGCAGTGAACTGTGAGTATTGACATCATCTGCCTTTATATTTAATTAATGCTAAAAGTACATGATGCAGGCTTTGCGGCTGTCAAGACCGCCATGAAATTAGGACCAGGCCATCGAATTGTGACCGTCCTTTCAGATTCTGGCTCGAGACATCTTTCCAGGTTCTGGGCTAAGGCCGGAGATGTTGGCGGTGCAACGGATACGAAGCTGGAAGATGTCTTAAACGCGAAGGATGAATAAATGCCATGGGTAACAAGGGTATCAAAcgcaagaaagagaagaagtccATCGCAGCATGCTGGGGATCGTCTGGTATCATTCAAAGAGAGTGGAAAGAGTTCTCCGTGGTGATGACTGGAAATGCGACCTCTTTTTAGAAGGGCCTTTGTCCTGGTACGGTTCAGGTTGTGAAGTATCGTGTGCACGTGGTCCGATCGAGTCGTCAGCATTCGCCGTCGTCTTGCTTGATTCAATCAGTCTGAGGATATCATGTTCACCGTCTACCAAGTAAACCTGGCCGCTTCTATCAGACGGCTCCTCCGAAACTGCTGTTGCAACTTGCTCACGATGACTGGCTCCAGCAGAAGCAGTGCCACTATCCTGCTGCGAATCATCCAGCCGATCCCGTCCCGCCTCACCATCCTGATCCTCCCCACCCTCATTCCAAATCTCTTCCCCAACCCAGAGCCTCAACAAGTCAAACTCGATCTCCGCATACGATCTCCCGGGAAACTTCTTCTGAATATCACTCCAAGCCAAACCAGTTCTATCCTTGAACGCAGATAACTTATCACGTTCTTCCGGCGACCATGGTCTTGAAAGTTGAGGCGGATTAGCGCGA
The sequence above is a segment of the Aspergillus chevalieri M1 DNA, chromosome 6, nearly complete sequence genome. Coding sequences within it:
- a CDS encoding putative acetamidase (COG:I,J,T;~EggNog:ENOG410PUE9;~InterPro:IPR023631,IPR036928,IPR020556;~PFAM:PF01425), which encodes MVPSWKPTVQQKRSRQLAAIPPSWRLSTPITTSQTTLETIRSCNILTPRELQWTETTDVAKLLSLLASREVSSAQLTTAFCKRAAVAQQLTKCLTEIFFDRALAKAQELDEYLGRTGKTVGPLHGLPVSIKDRFDIEGYDTTVGWVGLVGKPAQKSSSIVQMLESMGAVLYVKTNVPQSLMMSDSYNHVFGQSINAFNSKLISGGSSGGEAALIGVRGSILGIGTDIGGSIRIPATLQGLYSICPTTGRVPWHCSFMNQYYLVPPVAGPMANSLNTVEYFMQSLLDSNPWDIDPGCIPVTWRKDVATFPDRKLRVGIVYDDGVVKPQPPIARLLRETAKKLKQAGHEVIEWDTSLHIQATNLWTKGVLADGGQHCKHLCDLVGEPLIEGMLVGTPNDQLSIPERELLEEEKWSFQTTFLNHWQASNIDALLMPVLPWVGYPPKAWVTSSQWLGYTAIWNLLNYAAVTVPVGKADVELDQPGEEWVGHVPRNESDGFNHAQYDIELVKGMPVCLQIVGGSFGEEKAVSVAKVVDQLMN
- a CDS encoding class I SAM-dependent methyltransferase (BUSCO:EOG09262DPL;~COG:S;~EggNog:ENOG410PISG;~InterPro:IPR003788,IPR029063;~PFAM:PF02636); its protein translation is MDSPILNQLFRQLFRRPACQSLRYSSASAPSSSGRRAAAGVRLSGPSRQQSRPFLTRRQQTKRKNVDDGLVWHRIGDYPKDIDQELRTYPLVTAKDLRSRKERPRQVKMLTREFIDDSLYNPHYGYFSKHATIFSPGEPFDFNHIADGPEFHRMLGERYNEFEDKLDETQPDVARQLWHTPTELFRPYYGETIARYLVSNYKLTLYPYHDLIIYEMGAGNGTMMLNILDFIRDTDYEVYQRTKFRIIEISSALASLQMKNLMDSINAAGHLDHVEIVNKSIFDWDTYVHSPCFFLALEVFDNFGHDAIRYDRRTEMPQQSGVLIDADGEFHEYYNAQLDPLASRFLRVRQAAARRPYPSPLGHKVTRGIRNSLPWQSPYTLPEYIPTRLMQFFDILDSYFPAHRLIASDFSVLPDAVPGLNAPVVQTRYMRRTVPVSTPFVHQGYFDIFFPTDFNVIEDVYRAVTGKLTQVMSHEDFVDRWAYIEDTETRNGENPLLNWYKNASMLMTV
- a CDS encoding putative cysteine synthase (COG:E;~EggNog:ENOG410PIEF;~InterPro:IPR036052,IPR001926;~PFAM:PF00291;~TransMembrane:1 (i7-24o)) — protein: MNDNSRLYLGTTAFVAGILFTLGFKDLLYPALAQLFRESQSQDAEARRRREADTLVARAGPPAIVDGIEGCIGNTPLFRIKSLSDETGCEILGKAEFLNGAGQSSKDRVALSMIQIAEEQGILTPHSGDTVYEGTSGSTGISLATLARAKGYLAHICMPSDQAIEKSDLLLKLGAIVDRVPPAPIVEKENFVNRARALAQAHTSASASGSDQVRGRGFFADQFENESNWRAHYNGSGPEIYAQCDGKLDAFVGGAGTGGTISGVALYLKPKIPNLSVVLADPQGSGLYNRVRYGVMFDLKEREGTRRRRQVDTIVEGIGINRVTANFEAGKELVDDAVRVTDAQAMAMARWLVEKDGMFLGSSSAVNCFAAVKTAMKLGPGHRIVTVLSDSGSRHLSRFWAKAGDVGGATDTKLEDVLNAKDE